A single region of the Marmota flaviventris isolate mMarFla1 chromosome 10, mMarFla1.hap1, whole genome shotgun sequence genome encodes:
- the Ebna1bp2 gene encoding probable rRNA-processing protein EBP2 — MDTPPLSGSDSDSDDSLVTDRELQDAFSRGLLKPGLNVVLEGPKRTVNDVNGLKQCLAEFKRDLEWVERLDVTLGPVPEISDPQPTPQNKDQKAVNPEDDFQREMSFYRQAQAAVLAVLPRLHQLKVPTKRPTDYFAEMAKSDQQMQKIRQKLQTKQAAMEKSEKAKQLRALRKYGKKVQTEVLQKRQQEKKHMMNAIKKYQKGFSDKLDFLEGDQKSVPQGTKAAAKAQQMKKGPSAKRRYKNQKFGFGGKKKGSKWNTRESHDDVSSFRAKTAHAKGPKRPGKKGANKRPGKRTREKMKSRTR; from the exons ATGGACACTCCCCCGCTGTCGGGCTCCGACTCGGATTCTGATGATTCTCTTGTCACGGACAGAGAG TTGCAGGATGCGTTTTCCCGCGGACTCCTGAAGCCAGGCCTCAATGTCGTGCTAGAGGGGCCAAAGAGGACTGTGAATGACGTG AATGGCCTGAAACAGTGTTTGGCTGAATTCAAGCGGGACCTGGAGTGGGTTGAAAGGCTCGATGTGACCCTGGGTCCGGTGCCAGAAATTAGTGACCCTCAGCCTACACCTCAGAACAAAGACCAGAAAGCTGTTAATCCAGAAGATGATTTCCAGCGGGAAATGAgttt ctaccgCCAGGCCCAGGCTGCTGTGCTTGCAGTATTACCCCGCCTCCATCAGCTCAAAGTCCCTACCAAGAGGCCAACTGATTATTTTGCAGAAATGGCTAAGTCCGATCAACAGATGCAAAAG ATTCGACAGAAGCTGCAGACTAAACAGGCCGCCATGGAGAAGTCTGAAAAAGCTAAACAACTGCGAGCACTTAGGAAATATGGAAAGAAg GTGCAAACGGAAGTTCTTCAGAAGAGGCAGCAGGAGAAAAAGCATATGATGAATGCCATTAAGAAATATCAGAAAG GCTTCTCTGATAAACTGGATTTCCTTGAGGGTGATCAGAAATCCGTCCCACAGGGCACAAAGGCAGCAGCTAAAGCCCAGCAGATGAAGAAAGG GCCCAGTGCCAAGCGACGATACAAAAACCAGAAATTTGGTTTTGGTGGAAAGAAGAAAGGCTCCAAGTGGAACACTCGTGAGAGCCATGATGATGTATCCAGCTTCCGGGCCAAGACAGCCCATGCTAAGGGCCCCAAGAGGCCTGGAAAGAAAGGAGCAAAT AAGAGACCTGGAAAACGAACGAGAGAGAAGATGAAGAGCAGAACCCGCTGA